One segment of Acidobacteriota bacterium DNA contains the following:
- a CDS encoding HD domain-containing protein, which yields MDETLSSQSFRNSEACAARIVEKLQAAGFAAYFVGGCVRDRLMGIVPKDYDIATSAPPQEVGRLFPQTVAVGAAFGVIRVMEEGGSYEVATFRSDGAYSDGRRPGRVTYSSDPRLDVQRRDFTINGLLYDPSSGQVLDFVGGERDIRSGVIRTIGSAERRFQEDKLRLVRAVRFAARFGYGFEQETLAALRDRAEEVTRVSPERIREELVRILTEGYAAAGIGRLEEVGLLVHLLPEVSDLKGVPQPPEFHPEGDCWVHTLLMLKLMDRSRTKKGNDLREDESLDRQADRPAPPSNVPFGKALVSYPSVTLAVGVLLHDVGKPPTFERRDRIRFNRHAEVGARMALRICERLRFSRKQQERITALVRDHLKFIDLPRMRASTLKRFLGQEGFEEHLELHRLDCLGSHGNLDNWRLAVATLDHSEPEELHPRPILTGNDLIQMGYTPGPVFREILGSLRDAQLENRVQTRRQAKAWVSARFDLGPC from the coding sequence ATGGATGAAACCCTTTCATCACAATCCTTCAGGAACTCCGAGGCCTGTGCCGCCAGGATTGTCGAAAAGCTGCAGGCCGCGGGATTTGCGGCCTATTTCGTCGGAGGCTGTGTGCGGGATCGCCTGATGGGCATTGTCCCCAAGGACTATGACATTGCCACCAGCGCCCCGCCTCAGGAGGTGGGAAGGCTGTTCCCACAAACGGTCGCGGTTGGCGCCGCCTTCGGCGTGATTCGGGTAATGGAGGAGGGGGGCAGCTACGAGGTGGCCACCTTTCGCTCCGACGGGGCCTATTCCGACGGCAGGCGCCCCGGTCGGGTGACCTACTCCTCCGACCCCCGGCTGGATGTGCAGCGTCGGGACTTCACCATCAATGGATTGCTCTACGATCCTTCCTCCGGGCAAGTCCTGGACTTTGTGGGAGGCGAGCGCGACATTCGGTCTGGCGTCATTCGCACCATCGGTTCGGCCGAACGCCGTTTCCAGGAAGACAAACTTCGGTTGGTGAGAGCCGTTCGGTTCGCGGCTCGATTCGGCTATGGGTTCGAGCAGGAGACCCTTGCGGCATTGCGGGACCGGGCCGAGGAGGTGACTCGGGTGAGTCCCGAACGCATTAGGGAGGAACTGGTCAGGATACTGACGGAAGGCTATGCCGCCGCCGGGATCGGCAGGTTGGAAGAGGTGGGGCTGCTGGTTCACCTGCTTCCCGAGGTGTCGGACTTGAAAGGAGTTCCTCAGCCCCCTGAGTTTCATCCCGAAGGGGACTGCTGGGTTCACACCCTGCTGATGTTGAAATTGATGGACCGGTCCCGAACCAAGAAGGGGAACGATCTCCGGGAGGACGAAAGCCTGGACAGGCAAGCAGACCGGCCTGCTCCTCCGTCGAATGTGCCGTTTGGAAAGGCACTGGTCTCCTACCCTTCGGTCACGCTGGCCGTGGGAGTCCTGTTGCACGACGTCGGGAAGCCGCCGACGTTTGAGCGCAGGGACAGGATTCGCTTCAACCGCCATGCCGAGGTCGGAGCCCGGATGGCGCTCAGGATCTGTGAACGCCTCCGATTCAGCAGGAAGCAACAGGAAAGAATCACTGCGCTGGTCAGAGACCATCTGAAGTTCATCGACCTGCCACGGATGCGGGCCTCGACACTCAAGCGCTTCCTGGGCCAGGAGGGCTTTGAGGAGCATCTCGAGCTGCACCGCCTCGATTGCCTCGGCAGCCACGGAAACCTCGACAACTGGAGGCTGGCCGTGGCCACGCTGGATCATTCGGAACCTGAGGAGCTTCACCCTCGCCCGATCCTGACCGGCAATGACCTCATTCAAATGGGATACACTCCCGGTCCGGTCTTCCGTGAGATTCTCGGTTCGTTGAGAGACGCTCAATTGGAGAATCGGGTGCAAACCCGCCGGCAGGCCAAAGCCTGGGTATCGGCTCGATTCGACCTGGGTCCGTGCTGA
- the lexA gene encoding transcriptional repressor LexA, with translation MALTKRQFRVLAFLDSFVRRNGYCPSYDEVRKALGLASLATVHKHMNTLQRKGYIRRDPNRSRSIEVIDRRPMIEADALSAKGEHDPGPMYRAESLPLLGRIAAGRPVEAFASQEALSLQEFVGNKNVYVLQVKGDSMIEDHICDGDYVVVESTSGADNGDTVVALVQGNEATLKRFYRERDGRLRLQPANPSMAPIFMEQGELEIQGRVIGVLRKY, from the coding sequence ATGGCTTTGACCAAGCGTCAATTTCGGGTGCTTGCTTTTCTGGATTCCTTTGTCCGCCGCAACGGTTACTGCCCCAGCTACGACGAGGTCAGGAAAGCACTGGGTCTCGCTTCGCTTGCTACCGTGCACAAGCACATGAATACGCTGCAGCGAAAGGGCTATATTCGGCGGGATCCCAATCGGAGTCGTTCGATCGAAGTCATCGACCGGCGTCCCATGATCGAAGCGGATGCCCTGAGTGCGAAAGGCGAGCACGATCCGGGACCAATGTACAGAGCCGAGTCGCTGCCCTTGTTGGGTCGAATCGCTGCCGGTCGCCCGGTTGAGGCCTTTGCCAGCCAGGAAGCCCTGTCCTTGCAGGAGTTCGTGGGCAACAAGAATGTCTACGTCTTGCAGGTCAAGGGAGACTCCATGATCGAGGACCACATTTGCGATGGAGATTATGTAGTGGTGGAGAGCACCAGCGGCGCTGACAACGGAGATACCGTGGTTGCCTTGGTGCAAGGGAACGAAGCCACGCTGAAACGCTTCTATCGCGAGAGGGATGGACGCCTTCGACTTCAGCCGGCCAACCCGTCCATGGCGCCAATCTTTATGGAGCAAGGAGAACTGGAAATCCAGGGCAGAGTCATTGGGGTCTTGCGCAAGTATTAG